The Francisella salimarina genome has a segment encoding these proteins:
- a CDS encoding type VI secretion system protein IglI family protein: MSRLISALNNIELETQDKINLINSMRTHSIYENAEYDTFVQKIVDNSNDTKSIDIYSLFLCLNSEICLNLDQIGATPEIIEDYFSFIEKNFSTISPLDSKQKSELAEKGINKFLAVVDINFAEIKNLEPQSSTTIENIVNLINKFTVFFDENNLSYNSDLKVQLDKTLNKIKKSIATQEQQNQSVEQEPHKDVKHSVTKSEELISVTKKNLQGSDKWQSLVEKIEILKSLVDDERIFETSIVYDDIQNLLANFDPKEYFPEVFFPLYKKIAPIIGDIHKNIDYYSSSIQWSVAKKMYEIDYSQFLDDLEKMPENNFINSTSSSIAKEHFYETNSEAKKEYREKNKVLEDSDAHKPNINTKPKNQEVNNTHQDTLKQNNTSDDVDNISGDDLNKLFDF, from the coding sequence AATATAGAGTTAGAAACTCAAGATAAGATAAATCTTATTAATAGCATGCGAACTCACTCAATATATGAGAATGCCGAATATGATACATTTGTCCAGAAAATAGTCGATAATTCTAATGATACTAAAAGTATAGATATATATAGCTTATTTCTTTGCTTGAATTCAGAAATATGCTTGAACTTAGATCAAATCGGCGCAACCCCCGAAATCATTGAAGATTACTTTTCTTTTATAGAAAAAAACTTTTCAACTATAAGTCCCTTAGATTCTAAACAGAAAAGTGAGCTTGCTGAAAAAGGTATTAACAAATTTTTAGCAGTAGTTGATATCAATTTTGCTGAAATTAAAAATCTAGAGCCTCAATCATCCACTACTATTGAAAACATAGTTAATTTAATTAATAAATTTACTGTATTTTTCGATGAAAATAATCTAAGTTATAATTCTGATCTAAAGGTACAACTAGATAAAACATTAAACAAAATAAAAAAATCAATAGCTACACAAGAGCAACAAAATCAAAGTGTAGAACAAGAACCTCATAAGGATGTAAAACATTCCGTAACAAAAAGCGAAGAGTTGATATCAGTCACTAAAAAGAATTTACAAGGTTCAGATAAGTGGCAATCTCTTGTTGAAAAGATAGAAATTCTAAAAAGTCTAGTTGATGATGAGAGAATATTTGAAACATCCATAGTCTATGATGATATTCAGAATCTACTAGCAAATTTTGATCCTAAAGAATATTTCCCTGAAGTTTTTTTCCCTTTATATAAAAAGATTGCACCAATAATAGGTGATATACATAAAAATATAGATTATTACTCTTCGAGTATTCAATGGAGTGTAGCAAAAAAAATGTATGAAATCGATTATAGCCAGTTTTTGGATGACCTTGAGAAAATGCCTGAAAACAACTTTATCAATAGTACATCTTCTTCAATAGCTAAAGAACACTTCTATGAAACAAACTCTGAAGCAAAGAAAGAGTATCGTGAAAAAAATAAAGTATTAGAAGATAGTGATGCTCATAAGCCCAATATAAACACAAAGCCCAAAAATCAAGAAGTTAATAATACTCATCAAGATACTTTAAAGCAAAATAATACAAGCGATGATGTCGATAATATTAGTGGTGATGATTTAAATAAATTATTCGACTTTTAA
- the iglJ gene encoding type VI secretion system baseplate protein IglJ, translating into MNIDKLNKISHKLSLNHLLRIFSVYNIPPQKMRFEPVLIDSTLSATILRISKKNERIYIDINVFKLKPFAELETKYQKYIRSNNDLAIEVLEYGIRSLLYRYIIRTKELYRLTQDNAYIKAAPRFTIDNTINALYKALSEDYCTIINYEKELIKIRRPPSLVGQKNIGNIYLGGYIPSFIYLIKVNIIVINKNNNDIKRIKNKVKVIKKSIKNNSIRIKLNITIENNKPNNKYAGYTYL; encoded by the coding sequence ATGAATATAGATAAATTGAATAAAATATCTCATAAACTCTCTTTAAATCATCTTCTTAGGATTTTTTCTGTTTATAATATTCCTCCCCAGAAGATGAGATTTGAACCAGTCTTAATAGATAGCACATTATCAGCCACTATCCTAAGAATATCAAAGAAAAATGAGCGTATATATATCGATATAAATGTTTTTAAACTTAAGCCTTTTGCAGAACTAGAAACAAAATACCAAAAATATATTCGTAGTAATAATGATTTAGCAATTGAAGTATTAGAGTACGGTATTAGATCTCTATTATACAGATATATAATTAGAACTAAGGAATTATATAGACTGACTCAAGATAATGCTTATATTAAAGCAGCTCCCAGATTTACTATTGATAATACAATTAATGCTCTATATAAAGCTCTTAGTGAAGATTACTGCACTATTATTAACTATGAAAAGGAATTAATTAAAATTAGAAGACCTCCTTCCTTAGTAGGTCAAAAAAATATAGGCAATATATATCTAGGTGGATATATTCCTTCTTTTATTTATTTGATTAAAGTAAACATAATAGTTATAAACAAAAATAATAACGATATAAAGAGAATAAAAAATAAAGTTAAAGTAATCAAAAAGAGTATCAAGAACAATTCGATAAGAATAAAACTAAACATAACGATAGAAAATAATAAACCAAATAATAAATATGCTGGTTACACATATTTATAG
- the tssK gene encoding type VI secretion system baseplate subunit TssK: MFLERVYWEDGVRLDRDILDQSNLSVLERSRAANYLPMNLHKGIISFNLDIESLHTGLILIKDLELYLDEKIFVSYDRSYPLSLQVTTDELVGDIPIFLDIKERVVEKDGTKYIYNQLSLSLEHDYSSKYSTQIALFKLDRGRLVSDIYDFPVLTLNHYSMQDIFVKLNRLVSELKSFNRFVFSTSRSYAAIILVFIINKLERELKFAESNRLNSSPKQIFDLVHDIYSLIQLNLDKVEEIDSIEFDFYKPLRKLDSLADRLLSLCEYRKINNFIKFDLHGRKYICENFPEEFFVASRYYIFIKRKATAPANVKFENKKVLRITSISRNKNVVTLSLSGIKLVEVENSMMNFTTRVDNIDAIYEIQKGSEWDFILADSSAVFTAFEGSENFDFFIAFT; encoded by the coding sequence ATGTTTCTTGAAAGGGTATACTGGGAAGATGGAGTAAGGTTAGATAGAGATATTTTAGATCAGTCAAACTTATCTGTTTTAGAGAGGTCAAGAGCTGCAAACTACTTGCCGATGAATCTTCATAAAGGGATTATTAGCTTTAATTTAGATATTGAAAGTTTGCATACTGGGCTTATTCTCATAAAAGATCTTGAACTCTATTTAGATGAAAAGATATTTGTTTCTTATGATAGGTCTTACCCTTTATCCTTACAAGTAACAACAGATGAGTTGGTTGGTGATATTCCAATATTTTTAGATATTAAAGAAAGGGTAGTTGAAAAAGATGGTACTAAGTATATCTATAATCAACTATCTCTTTCGTTAGAACATGATTATAGCTCTAAATATAGTACACAAATTGCATTATTTAAGTTAGACAGAGGTCGATTAGTATCGGATATTTACGACTTTCCAGTATTAACTCTCAATCATTACTCGATGCAGGATATTTTTGTAAAGCTTAATAGGCTCGTTTCTGAGTTAAAGTCTTTTAACCGTTTTGTCTTCTCGACCTCTAGATCTTATGCAGCTATTATATTGGTATTTATAATTAATAAGTTAGAGAGAGAGCTTAAATTTGCAGAATCAAATAGATTGAATAGCTCTCCGAAACAAATATTTGATTTGGTGCATGATATTTATAGTCTAATTCAACTTAACTTAGATAAAGTTGAGGAGATTGATAGTATTGAATTTGATTTTTATAAGCCTTTGAGAAAGCTTGATTCACTTGCTGATAGGCTACTTAGTCTTTGTGAGTATAGAAAAATTAATAACTTTATTAAATTTGATTTGCATGGAAGAAAATATATATGTGAGAATTTCCCAGAAGAGTTCTTTGTCGCTTCTAGGTATTATATTTTTATAAAAAGGAAAGCGACTGCTCCAGCTAATGTGAAGTTTGAAAATAAAAAAGTCTTACGAATCACGAGCATTAGTAGGAATAAAAATGTTGTTACTCTGTCTCTTTCTGGAATTAAGCTGGTTGAAGTTGAGAACTCGATGATGAATTTTACAACAAGAGTTGATAATATTGATGCAATATATGAAATTCAAAAAGGTTCAGAGTGGGATTTTATACTCGCAGATAGTAGTGCTGTTTTTACCGCTTTTGAAGGCAGCGAAAACTTTGATTTCTTCATAGCTTTTACCTAA
- the iglC gene encoding type VI secretion system tube protein IglC produces MSEMITRQQVTSGETIYVRTDPTACIGSHPNRRLFIDSLTIAGENLDKNIVAIEGGDDVTKADSATAAASVIRLSITPGSINPTISITLGALIKSSVRTKLEEKVSSILQASATDMKIKLGNSNKKQEYKTDEAWGIMIDLSSLELYPISAKAFSISIEPTELMGVSKDGMRYHIITIEGLTTSQGSLPVCGAASTDKGVAKIGYIAAA; encoded by the coding sequence ATGAGTGAGATGATAACAAGACAGCAGGTAACAAGTGGAGAAACTATTTATGTGAGAACTGATCCTACAGCATGTATTGGTTCTCATCCTAACCGTAGATTGTTTATTGACTCTTTGACCATAGCTGGAGAGAATCTTGATAAGAACATTGTTGCTATTGAAGGTGGCGATGATGTTACAAAAGCAGATTCTGCGACAGCTGCAGCTAGTGTGATACGTTTGTCAATAACACCGGGGTCTATAAACCCAACAATCAGTATTACACTTGGCGCCTTGATTAAGTCAAGTGTTAGAACTAAGCTTGAAGAGAAAGTTTCTAGTATTTTACAAGCAAGTGCTACAGATATGAAAATCAAGCTAGGTAATTCCAATAAAAAGCAAGAGTACAAGACAGATGAAGCATGGGGTATTATGATTGATCTATCTAGCTTGGAGCTCTATCCTATAAGTGCTAAGGCGTTTTCTATAAGTATAGAACCGACAGAGTTGATGGGTGTTTCTAAAGATGGCATGAGATATCATATAATAACTATTGAAGGTCTAACAACTTCACAAGGTAGCTTGCCTGTATGTGGTGCTGCAAGTACAGATAAAGGTGTTGCTAAAATAGGATATATAGCAGCTGCTTAG
- the tssC gene encoding type VI secretion system contractile sheath large subunit yields the protein MSESKLSLTDELLNNFGGSAEVDSVLKNIDFDVSDDASKVLSLSTDYNARNLMALSLVLANNDAINNYNQKYIQKVITVIDKLIDLQVNSIISNDEFRTLEQEWLKVQEVCQDDHDNVEVSVIDVKKEELQYDFERNLYDISSSDFFKKVYVAEFDQYGGEPYGAILGLYNFENTTNDIIWLTGMGMVAKNSHAPFVASIDKSFFGVKDLSEITHIKSFEALLEHPRYKEWNDFRNLDVAAYIGLTVGDFMLRQPYNPENNPVQYKLMEGFNEFVDYSDNNSYLWGPSSIHLVKNMMRSYDKTRWFQYIRGVESGGYVRNLVSCVYDNKGVLETKPPLNVLFADYMELSLANIGLIPFVSEKGTSNACFFSVNSAKKVEEFVDDFDSANSRLIANLSYTMCISRISHYIKCVIRDKIGSVVGAEQIQNILSDWISEYVTTVYQPTPLEMARYPFRNVSIEVKTIPGKPGWYSCKINVIPHIQFEGMDTTMTIDTRLEPELFGANNN from the coding sequence ATGTCAGAAAGTAAATTAAGTCTTACAGATGAGCTTTTGAACAACTTTGGTGGATCAGCAGAGGTTGATAGTGTACTTAAAAATATAGACTTTGATGTTTCAGATGATGCGTCTAAGGTCTTATCGTTATCTACAGACTACAATGCTAGAAACCTTATGGCGTTATCTCTAGTGTTAGCAAATAACGATGCTATTAATAATTATAATCAAAAGTATATCCAAAAAGTTATTACAGTTATTGATAAGCTTATTGATTTACAAGTTAACTCTATAATATCTAATGATGAGTTTAGAACTCTTGAACAGGAGTGGTTGAAAGTACAAGAGGTTTGCCAAGACGATCATGATAATGTAGAGGTAAGTGTAATAGATGTTAAGAAAGAAGAGCTGCAGTATGATTTTGAGAGAAATTTATATGATATATCTAGTAGTGATTTCTTTAAAAAAGTATATGTTGCAGAGTTTGATCAATATGGTGGAGAACCATATGGTGCAATACTAGGCTTATATAATTTTGAAAATACTACAAATGATATAATCTGGCTAACTGGAATGGGTATGGTTGCAAAGAACTCTCATGCACCTTTTGTAGCATCGATTGATAAATCATTTTTTGGTGTAAAAGATCTTTCAGAAATAACGCATATTAAAAGTTTTGAAGCTTTATTAGAGCATCCAAGATATAAAGAGTGGAATGATTTTAGAAACCTTGATGTTGCTGCATATATAGGACTGACTGTCGGAGACTTTATGCTACGTCAGCCATATAATCCTGAAAATAATCCAGTTCAATACAAACTCATGGAAGGTTTTAATGAGTTCGTAGATTATTCAGATAATAATAGTTATCTGTGGGGACCTTCTTCTATTCACTTAGTTAAAAATATGATGAGATCGTACGATAAAACTAGATGGTTCCAGTATATAAGAGGGGTCGAAAGTGGTGGCTATGTAAGAAACCTAGTATCTTGTGTCTACGATAATAAAGGGGTTTTAGAAACAAAACCTCCTTTAAACGTGTTATTTGCTGACTATATGGAGCTATCATTGGCAAATATTGGCTTAATACCTTTTGTAAGTGAAAAAGGTACGAGTAATGCATGCTTTTTTAGTGTAAATTCGGCTAAAAAAGTAGAAGAATTTGTTGATGATTTTGATTCGGCCAACTCAAGATTGATTGCTAATCTTTCATATACTATGTGTATATCTAGAATATCTCACTATATCAAATGTGTAATTAGAGATAAAATTGGAAGCGTAGTAGGAGCGGAGCAAATTCAAAATATTCTTTCAGATTGGATATCAGAGTATGTTACTACAGTATACCAGCCAACGCCTCTAGAGATGGCAAGATATCCTTTTAGAAATGTATCTATAGAAGTTAAAACCATACCAGGTAAACCAGGTTGGTATTCATGCAAAATAAATGTGATTCCACATATTCAATTTGAAGGCATGGATACTACAATGACTATTGATACTAGACTTGAACCAGAATTATTTGGTGCGAATAATAATTAA
- the tssB gene encoding type VI secretion system contractile sheath small subunit, whose amino-acid sequence MAKNKIPNSRLMINYETNVDGVLKKKELPYRVLVVGDLSKGRSVDAKKEFADREVRRIDNGVDRALEDMNISFDFEAPNFVSKDPSNLKVNYRIQSVKDFRPDAVAKKVPEIRALLEMKEILASFAKDIENNRNLKKTIDMIFSDSNELEALKNKIPALTNYTIKDSDDAEAVESLETGKQEEIENK is encoded by the coding sequence ATGGCAAAAAATAAGATTCCAAATTCAAGGTTAATGATAAATTATGAAACTAATGTTGATGGTGTTTTGAAGAAAAAAGAATTGCCTTATAGAGTTTTAGTAGTCGGAGATCTATCAAAAGGAAGGTCTGTAGATGCAAAAAAAGAATTTGCAGATAGAGAAGTAAGAAGAATAGATAATGGAGTTGATAGAGCTTTAGAGGATATGAATATATCTTTTGATTTTGAAGCTCCTAATTTTGTCTCTAAAGATCCTAGTAACTTGAAGGTTAATTATAGAATCCAAAGTGTAAAAGATTTTAGGCCTGATGCGGTCGCTAAAAAAGTTCCTGAGATTAGAGCTTTGCTTGAAATGAAAGAAATATTAGCATCTTTTGCTAAGGATATAGAAAATAATCGTAATCTTAAAAAAACGATAGATATGATTTTTTCTGATAGTAATGAGTTAGAAGCTTTAAAAAATAAGATTCCTGCTTTGACAAACTATACGATTAAAGATTCTGATGATGCAGAAGCTGTTGAGTCTCTTGAAACAGGCAAGCAAGAAGAAATAGAAAATAAGTAG
- the anmK gene encoding anhydro-N-acetylmuramic acid kinase AnmK produces MNEYKYCIGIMSGTSLDGIDVALCKIKGHGLDTDIKLVSFRTYSYSEDLLNDIKQSLDLTRSNVQLLCSLNFKLGIEYANAVKKSVAVNNLKLEDIEFIASHGQTIYHQAKKEDGFIKSSLQLGDAATIAYECKTTVVSNFRAGDIAAGGDGAPLVPYVDYILYSDKNKSRALHNIGGIANTTIIPRNANINDIYAFDTGPGNMMINRAMEVLFNRDYDKDGEIAASGTVIVDMLQELLQNPYLALNPPKSTGRELFGIGYTDYILDKYKQSNPKDIVHTLTIFTAESIAKAYNDFVFDKVELDEIIFTGGGAYNIFLIETIKKLIDVEVFTFEDIGHSSDAKEAIAFAVLGNETLNNSYNNIPSATGAKDRVILGQVNFF; encoded by the coding sequence ATGAATGAGTATAAATACTGTATTGGAATTATGTCTGGAACATCGCTAGATGGAATTGATGTGGCTTTATGTAAGATTAAAGGCCATGGACTGGATACTGATATTAAATTAGTCAGTTTTAGAACATATTCATACTCAGAAGATTTATTAAACGATATTAAGCAGTCTTTAGATTTAACAAGAAGTAATGTTCAGCTATTATGTAGTCTTAATTTTAAGCTTGGAATTGAATATGCTAATGCTGTAAAGAAATCAGTAGCTGTAAATAACCTAAAATTAGAAGATATCGAGTTCATAGCTAGTCATGGGCAAACTATATATCACCAGGCAAAAAAAGAAGATGGATTTATTAAATCATCATTACAGTTGGGTGATGCTGCGACGATAGCTTATGAATGTAAAACAACAGTTGTGTCAAATTTTAGAGCCGGAGATATTGCAGCTGGAGGAGATGGAGCCCCTTTGGTACCTTATGTGGATTATATCCTTTATAGTGATAAAAATAAATCACGTGCTCTACATAATATTGGTGGAATAGCTAATACTACAATTATTCCTAGAAATGCAAATATTAATGATATATATGCATTTGACACTGGTCCAGGTAATATGATGATAAATAGGGCAATGGAAGTTTTGTTTAATCGAGATTATGATAAAGATGGCGAAATAGCAGCTTCTGGTACAGTTATTGTAGATATGTTGCAAGAGCTTTTGCAAAATCCATATTTAGCTCTGAATCCACCAAAATCAACGGGTAGAGAGCTTTTTGGTATTGGGTATACAGATTATATTCTTGATAAATATAAGCAAAGCAATCCTAAAGATATAGTTCATACGTTAACTATATTTACCGCGGAGAGTATAGCCAAAGCATATAATGATTTTGTGTTTGATAAAGTTGAGTTGGATGAAATAATTTTCACTGGGGGAGGGGCGTATAATATATTTTTGATAGAAACTATTAAAAAACTGATAGATGTCGAAGTCTTCACATTTGAAGATATTGGGCATAGTAGTGATGCAAAAGAAGCTATAGCCTTTGCTGTGTTAGGAAATGAAACTCTTAACAATAGCTATAATAATATTCCATCGGCAACAGGGGCAAAAGATAGAGTGATATTGGGGCAGGTTAACTTTTTCTAG
- a CDS encoding MFS transporter — MILQSVTHYQVTEVQASILEACKDLTIAIVSFAICSFIPRFGYKNAMLLGLAIIATGCITMASLDSFFTAKLLFVLIGVAFALIKVSVYSTVGLITNDSKAHASLMSLLEGVFQVGVVLCFFVFSIFIHFGNWLGTYWLLAGLCLVAFLLLLFTKLDESAVQTSKNSNFLADTLSMLKLIKLPIVMLFIISVFFYVFIEQGVQSWLPTFNTRVLHLSTSTSVFMASIFALSIAAGRITFGFIMKKIDWKVIIIIGLICCGILIVSTLQLSKLIDTNKTDSYMAIVIALLFPMIGFFMAPIYPTLCSSILSSQPENLQSAMAGLIIIFSALGGTIGSRIISEIFAHFGGVTAFYCVLIPIALLVLLIPPYAKLHRNK, encoded by the coding sequence GTGATTCTACAATCGGTCACTCATTATCAGGTCACAGAAGTTCAAGCAAGTATTCTTGAGGCATGCAAAGATCTTACTATAGCAATAGTTTCATTTGCTATTTGTTCATTTATTCCAAGATTTGGTTATAAGAATGCTATGCTTTTAGGACTAGCAATTATTGCTACAGGATGTATTACCATGGCAAGCCTAGATAGTTTCTTTACAGCTAAACTACTATTTGTTTTAATAGGCGTAGCTTTTGCTCTTATCAAAGTATCTGTATATTCAACTGTTGGATTAATTACCAATGACTCAAAAGCACATGCTAGCTTAATGAGTCTATTAGAGGGTGTCTTTCAGGTTGGGGTTGTTTTATGTTTTTTTGTATTTAGCATATTTATTCACTTTGGTAACTGGCTTGGCACATACTGGTTATTAGCTGGCTTATGCTTAGTTGCATTTTTGCTACTTTTATTTACCAAACTTGATGAATCAGCAGTACAAACATCTAAAAATTCTAATTTTCTAGCAGATACTTTAAGTATGCTAAAACTCATAAAACTACCAATTGTGATGTTATTTATAATTAGTGTATTTTTTTATGTATTTATCGAGCAAGGTGTACAATCTTGGCTTCCAACATTTAACACTAGAGTACTTCACCTTTCTACATCAACCAGTGTCTTTATGGCAAGTATTTTTGCTTTAAGCATAGCTGCTGGTAGAATCACTTTTGGCTTCATAATGAAAAAGATTGACTGGAAAGTAATTATTATCATAGGCCTTATATGCTGTGGAATATTAATAGTATCAACCCTACAACTATCTAAACTAATAGATACTAATAAAACAGATTCTTATATGGCTATAGTTATAGCACTACTGTTTCCTATGATTGGTTTTTTCATGGCTCCAATATATCCAACATTATGTTCAAGCATTCTTAGTAGCCAACCTGAGAACTTACAAAGTGCTATGGCTGGTTTAATAATCATATTTTCTGCTCTAGGTGGTACTATTGGTTCTAGAATAATTAGTGAAATATTTGCACACTTTGGTGGTGTAACAGCATTTTACTGTGTACTTATACCTATAGCACTTTTAGTACTATTAATACCTCCTTATGCTAAACTTCATAGGAATAAATAA
- a CDS encoding trehalase family glycosidase yields the protein MSNNQEQLIQLSGELFEAVQLKPCFNDSKYFVDMTPKRSSKDILKDYRKLRDSDNFDLKAFVEDNFYPPVSEKTFDNSKELSLSSYIKQMWHFLHQSSDEKNSLSSLIALPKPYIIPGGRFREVYYWDCYFTCEGLRVDGEIQMIKDIADNFAYLIDTIGFVPNANRKYYLTRSQPPLFYLIVNILYQELGISAIEKYLPTLEKEYSFWMNTQRNVNGLNRYWDESTTPRPESYREDIEHAQNITNKPDFYRNIRAACESGWDFSSRWFANTNDFSTIQTIDILPIDLNSYLYGLENLLSKWFTEISDQEKTTKYLELAEKRKKLIQNTFWDNKKDFFYDLNTKTNKITSITSLAGVTPLFLSIATQEQAQKVAKVIENQFLTEHGLITTTLNTSQQWDSPNGWAPLHFEAVIGLRNYGFDKLAETIAKRFVNTVNQKFKETGKIREKYDVVDPKANAGGGEYIVQDGFGWTNGVVASFIKMYKL from the coding sequence ATGTCTAATAATCAAGAACAACTAATACAACTATCAGGTGAACTTTTTGAAGCAGTTCAATTAAAACCATGTTTTAATGACTCAAAATACTTTGTCGATATGACTCCTAAAAGATCTTCTAAAGATATCTTAAAAGATTACAGAAAACTTAGAGACTCTGATAATTTTGATCTTAAGGCTTTTGTTGAGGATAACTTTTACCCTCCAGTATCGGAAAAAACTTTTGATAATAGTAAAGAATTATCTCTATCATCTTATATCAAACAAATGTGGCATTTTTTACATCAATCATCAGATGAAAAAAACTCGCTAAGTTCTCTTATAGCACTTCCAAAACCTTATATAATCCCTGGTGGAAGATTTAGAGAGGTTTATTATTGGGACTGCTACTTTACTTGTGAAGGTTTACGAGTTGATGGCGAAATACAGATGATTAAAGATATTGCAGATAACTTTGCATATTTAATAGATACTATTGGCTTTGTACCAAATGCAAATAGAAAATACTATCTAACTCGTTCGCAACCACCTCTATTTTACTTAATCGTAAATATCTTATATCAAGAACTAGGTATTTCCGCTATTGAAAAATATTTACCAACTTTAGAAAAAGAATATTCATTTTGGATGAATACTCAAAGAAATGTAAACGGTTTAAATAGATATTGGGATGAGTCTACCACCCCTAGACCAGAATCATATCGCGAAGATATTGAGCATGCGCAAAATATAACAAATAAACCAGACTTCTATCGTAACATCCGTGCAGCTTGTGAATCTGGGTGGGATTTTTCTAGTCGTTGGTTTGCTAATACAAATGACTTTAGTACTATTCAAACAATAGATATTCTACCTATTGATTTAAATAGCTATCTATATGGATTAGAGAATCTATTAAGTAAATGGTTCACTGAAATTTCAGACCAAGAAAAAACGACTAAATATTTAGAGTTAGCTGAAAAAAGAAAAAAACTTATCCAAAATACTTTTTGGGATAATAAAAAAGATTTTTTTTATGATCTAAATACTAAGACAAATAAGATTACTAGCATTACAAGCTTAGCAGGAGTGACACCACTATTCTTAAGTATAGCTACTCAAGAACAGGCTCAAAAGGTAGCTAAGGTTATAGAAAATCAATTTTTAACAGAGCATGGACTTATTACAACAACTTTAAATACTTCTCAACAATGGGATTCTCCAAATGGCTGGGCACCATTACATTTTGAAGCTGTTATAGGTTTAAGAAATTATGGTTTTGACAAGCTTGCAGAAACCATTGCTAAAAGATTTGTAAATACAGTTAATCAGAAATTTAAAGAGACTGGAAAAATCCGTGAAAAGTATGATGTAGTTGATCCCAAAGCAAATGCTGGTGGTGGAGAATATATAGTACAAGATGGCTTCGGTTGGACAAATGGCGTTGTCGCAAGCTTTATCAAAATGTATAAATTATAA